A part of Paramisgurnus dabryanus chromosome 15, PD_genome_1.1, whole genome shotgun sequence genomic DNA contains:
- the rrp1 gene encoding ribosomal RNA processing protein 1 homolog B isoform X2: protein MASTQEAEIIFAQKLASNEKPIRSKALLKLRKYISVRSEKGGFSEDELLKIWKGLFYCLWMQDLPLLQEELSTKISALLHSFRTVDSQFLYFKTFLQTMKREWNGIDRLRMDKFYQCVRFVFREVFEMLKRHDWKPSVVNEFLELISGQLLQSSSSAPSGLILHILDLYLNELALIGSATLTAEQNQAFIEPFCKAMAKTKDRVLLKAIGSNIFNTIVDQVPFAIEDLLREIRQNEGRESESEDEESGNDQMKMKAAEDDDHEEDSSDLGDDFSYEKDVKGGAECEAVLQFDYGAIADRLFQLASYTNIPSFNRSKIYKFVKIFRDLTEGVFPQDEVEDVSSEEDDDDDNRRRRKKKKRLNKQSQEKTDKDTESSEITPETDPSKKKKKKGKKRRLKGIEDQTGSDVDRPMIETVNVPASKPLNNHTKKKAKGLLVNEEQSKHMITITDPPKEQPDSSDLRSVKKQKKRKKNESECGADEDLSVVPPALQMKKRKLKKKQRCAGDGETTGDCSQTDDKQTHTLHTDTTAPDLSTTTLKKKKKKKTSTDDPSDVTEEKTKNKMKVKKSKIKKKAVRSEECRESDETAETLHIDEKQTQSHENTETNTVNKKKKKKLKSVEINGETNERVRRKRNIMNGHAEPESVKKQKIVSESDKPTNQMNTKGFAFSPKKSPTALFCRSAGFITPVCKKQSLRISKSETKKVTFGLKNNKTMEFRKMDRSSLLSPAGRSQVAFDPKKTPKSGVLKSPTSSPAIRRRSTAADFF, encoded by the exons ATGGCATCGACACAAGAAGCAGAAATTATATTTGCTCAGAAACTAGCATCCAATGAGAAGCCCATCAGGAGTAAAGCTTTACTGAAACTGCGTAAATACATCAGTGTCCGATCAGAGAAAG GTGGATTCAGTGAAGATGAACTATTAAAGATTTGGAAAGGCCTTTTTTACTGCCTTTGGATGCAAGATCTGCCTCTGTTACAG GAAGAACTGTCGACAAAAATATCGGCACTGCTCCACAGCTTCCGGACCGTTGACAGTC AGTTCctgtattttaaaacatttcttcaGACTATGAAGAGAGAGTGGAACGGTATTGACAGACTTCGAATGGATAAATTCTATCAG tGTGTCCGCTTTGTCTTCCGGGAAGTGTTTGAAATGCTGAAACGACACGACTGGAAGCCAAG TGTGGTGAATGAGTTTTTAGAGCTGATCTCAGGACAGCTTTTGCAGAGCTCCAGCTCCGCTCCGTCCGGACTTATTCTTCACATCCTGGATCTTTATTTGAATGAACTTGCTCTCATCGGTTCAGCTACG CTCACGGCCGAACAGAACCAAGCCTTCATTGAGCCCTTCTGCAAGGCAATGGCCAAAACCAAAGA TCGAGTGCTGTTGAAGGCCATCGGAAGCAACATCTTCAACACCATTGTGGATCAGGTTCCTTTCGCCATCGAGGATCTGCTGAGAGAGATTCGGCAAAATGAAGGACGGGAATCTGAATCTGAAGACGAAGAGTCTGGCAATGATCAGATGAAGATGAAAGCTGCAGAAGATGATG ATCATGAGGAGGACAGTAGTGATTTGGGGGACGATTTTTCTTATGAGAAGGATGTCAAAGGTGGAGCTGAATGTGAAGCCGTTCTTCAG TTTGACTATGGTGCGATAGCTGACAGACTATTTCAGTTGGCCAGTTACACAAATATCCCGAGCTTCAACCGCTCAAAGATCTACAAGTTTGTGAAAAT TTTTAGAGACTTGACCGAAG GTGTTTTCCCTCAGGATGAGGTGGAGGACGTCTCTAGTGaggaggatgatgatgatgacaaCAGGAGGagaaggaagaagaagaagagattAAACAAACAGTCACAGGAGAAGACAGACAAAG ATACAGAGAGCTCAGAGATAACACCTGAAACAGATCCAtcaaaaaagaagaagaaaaagggAAAGAAGAGACGTTTAAAGGGTATCGAAGATCAGACTGGTTCAGATGTGGACAGACCCATGATAGAGACGGTCAACGTTCCTGCCTCTAAACCACTGAACAaccacacaaaaaagaaagCCAAAGGTTTATTGGTCAATGAAGAGCAAAGCAAACACATGATTACAATCACTGATCCTCCAAAAGAACAGCCGGATTCATCTGATCTCAGATCAGTGAAGAAacagaagaagaggaagaagaatgaAAGTGAATGTGGAGCAGATGAGGACCTCAGCGTCGTTCCTCCTGCACTGCAGATGAAGAAAAGAAAACTGAAGAAAAAGCAAAGATGCGCTGGTGATGGAGAAACCACAGGTGACTGTTCACAGACGGACGATAAACAAACTCACACGTTACACACAGACACCACGGCACCTGATCTCTCCACAACAACActgaagaagaaaaagaaaaagaaaacttctACAGATGACCCGTCAGATGTCACAGAAGAGAAGACAAAAAACAAGATGAAGGTGAAAAAgagcaaaataaaaaagaaagctGTGAGGTCTGAAGAGTGCAGAGAATCGGATGAGACCGCAGAGACGCTTCATATAGATGAGAAACAAACACAGAGTCatgaaaacacagaaacaaacactgtgaataagaagaagaagaagaaattgAAATCTGTGGAGATAAATGGAGAAACAAATGAACGCGTGAGGAGAAAGAGAAACATCATGAACGGACACGCAGAACCAGAGAGtgtaaagaaacaaaaaatagTTAGT GAGTCTGATAAACCTACCAATCAGATGAACACTAAAGGTTTTGCGTTTAGTCCAAAGAAAAGTCCCACTGCTCTCTTCTGTCGATCTGCAGGTTTTATCACTCCTGTGTGTAAGAAACAG AGTTTGAGGATTTCCAAATCGGAAACAAAAAAGGTGACCTTTGGGCTGAAGAATAATAAAACAATGG AATTCAGAAAGATGGACCGAAGCTCACTGTTAAGTCCCGCCGGTCGGTCACAAGTTGCTTTTGACCCCAAGAAAACACCAAAATCTGGTGTGTTAAAATCACCCACATCATCACCAGCCATCCGGAGAAGATCCACAGCTGcagatttcttttaa
- the rrp1 gene encoding ribosomal RNA processing protein 1 homolog B isoform X1: protein MASTQEAEIIFAQKLASNEKPIRSKALLKLRKYISVRSEKGGFSEDELLKIWKGLFYCLWMQDLPLLQEELSTKISALLHSFRTVDSQFLYFKTFLQTMKREWNGIDRLRMDKFYQCVRFVFREVFEMLKRHDWKPSVVNEFLELISGQLLQSSSSAPSGLILHILDLYLNELALIGSATLTAEQNQAFIEPFCKAMAKTKDRVLLKAIGSNIFNTIVDQVPFAIEDLLREIRQNEGRESESEDEESGNDQMKMKAAEDDDHEEDSSDLGDDFSYEKDVKGGAECEAVLQFDYGAIADRLFQLASYTNIPSFNRSKIYKFVKIFRDLTEGVFPQDEVEDVSSEEDDDDDNRRRRKKKKRLNKQSQEKTDKADTESSEITPETDPSKKKKKKGKKRRLKGIEDQTGSDVDRPMIETVNVPASKPLNNHTKKKAKGLLVNEEQSKHMITITDPPKEQPDSSDLRSVKKQKKRKKNESECGADEDLSVVPPALQMKKRKLKKKQRCAGDGETTGDCSQTDDKQTHTLHTDTTAPDLSTTTLKKKKKKKTSTDDPSDVTEEKTKNKMKVKKSKIKKKAVRSEECRESDETAETLHIDEKQTQSHENTETNTVNKKKKKKLKSVEINGETNERVRRKRNIMNGHAEPESVKKQKIVSESDKPTNQMNTKGFAFSPKKSPTALFCRSAGFITPVCKKQSLRISKSETKKVTFGLKNNKTMEFRKMDRSSLLSPAGRSQVAFDPKKTPKSGVLKSPTSSPAIRRRSTAADFF from the exons ATGGCATCGACACAAGAAGCAGAAATTATATTTGCTCAGAAACTAGCATCCAATGAGAAGCCCATCAGGAGTAAAGCTTTACTGAAACTGCGTAAATACATCAGTGTCCGATCAGAGAAAG GTGGATTCAGTGAAGATGAACTATTAAAGATTTGGAAAGGCCTTTTTTACTGCCTTTGGATGCAAGATCTGCCTCTGTTACAG GAAGAACTGTCGACAAAAATATCGGCACTGCTCCACAGCTTCCGGACCGTTGACAGTC AGTTCctgtattttaaaacatttcttcaGACTATGAAGAGAGAGTGGAACGGTATTGACAGACTTCGAATGGATAAATTCTATCAG tGTGTCCGCTTTGTCTTCCGGGAAGTGTTTGAAATGCTGAAACGACACGACTGGAAGCCAAG TGTGGTGAATGAGTTTTTAGAGCTGATCTCAGGACAGCTTTTGCAGAGCTCCAGCTCCGCTCCGTCCGGACTTATTCTTCACATCCTGGATCTTTATTTGAATGAACTTGCTCTCATCGGTTCAGCTACG CTCACGGCCGAACAGAACCAAGCCTTCATTGAGCCCTTCTGCAAGGCAATGGCCAAAACCAAAGA TCGAGTGCTGTTGAAGGCCATCGGAAGCAACATCTTCAACACCATTGTGGATCAGGTTCCTTTCGCCATCGAGGATCTGCTGAGAGAGATTCGGCAAAATGAAGGACGGGAATCTGAATCTGAAGACGAAGAGTCTGGCAATGATCAGATGAAGATGAAAGCTGCAGAAGATGATG ATCATGAGGAGGACAGTAGTGATTTGGGGGACGATTTTTCTTATGAGAAGGATGTCAAAGGTGGAGCTGAATGTGAAGCCGTTCTTCAG TTTGACTATGGTGCGATAGCTGACAGACTATTTCAGTTGGCCAGTTACACAAATATCCCGAGCTTCAACCGCTCAAAGATCTACAAGTTTGTGAAAAT TTTTAGAGACTTGACCGAAG GTGTTTTCCCTCAGGATGAGGTGGAGGACGTCTCTAGTGaggaggatgatgatgatgacaaCAGGAGGagaaggaagaagaagaagagattAAACAAACAGTCACAGGAGAAGACAGACAAAG CAGATACAGAGAGCTCAGAGATAACACCTGAAACAGATCCAtcaaaaaagaagaagaaaaagggAAAGAAGAGACGTTTAAAGGGTATCGAAGATCAGACTGGTTCAGATGTGGACAGACCCATGATAGAGACGGTCAACGTTCCTGCCTCTAAACCACTGAACAaccacacaaaaaagaaagCCAAAGGTTTATTGGTCAATGAAGAGCAAAGCAAACACATGATTACAATCACTGATCCTCCAAAAGAACAGCCGGATTCATCTGATCTCAGATCAGTGAAGAAacagaagaagaggaagaagaatgaAAGTGAATGTGGAGCAGATGAGGACCTCAGCGTCGTTCCTCCTGCACTGCAGATGAAGAAAAGAAAACTGAAGAAAAAGCAAAGATGCGCTGGTGATGGAGAAACCACAGGTGACTGTTCACAGACGGACGATAAACAAACTCACACGTTACACACAGACACCACGGCACCTGATCTCTCCACAACAACActgaagaagaaaaagaaaaagaaaacttctACAGATGACCCGTCAGATGTCACAGAAGAGAAGACAAAAAACAAGATGAAGGTGAAAAAgagcaaaataaaaaagaaagctGTGAGGTCTGAAGAGTGCAGAGAATCGGATGAGACCGCAGAGACGCTTCATATAGATGAGAAACAAACACAGAGTCatgaaaacacagaaacaaacactgtgaataagaagaagaagaagaaattgAAATCTGTGGAGATAAATGGAGAAACAAATGAACGCGTGAGGAGAAAGAGAAACATCATGAACGGACACGCAGAACCAGAGAGtgtaaagaaacaaaaaatagTTAGT GAGTCTGATAAACCTACCAATCAGATGAACACTAAAGGTTTTGCGTTTAGTCCAAAGAAAAGTCCCACTGCTCTCTTCTGTCGATCTGCAGGTTTTATCACTCCTGTGTGTAAGAAACAG AGTTTGAGGATTTCCAAATCGGAAACAAAAAAGGTGACCTTTGGGCTGAAGAATAATAAAACAATGG AATTCAGAAAGATGGACCGAAGCTCACTGTTAAGTCCCGCCGGTCGGTCACAAGTTGCTTTTGACCCCAAGAAAACACCAAAATCTGGTGTGTTAAAATCACCCACATCATCACCAGCCATCCGGAGAAGATCCACAGCTGcagatttcttttaa
- the cldn10b gene encoding LOW QUALITY PROTEIN: claudin-10 (The sequence of the model RefSeq protein was modified relative to this genomic sequence to represent the inferred CDS: substituted 1 base at 1 genomic stop codon): MSYMIREILAFILTTSGWVLVSSTLPTDYWKVSSIDGTVITTATFWSNLWKTCVTDSTGVSNCKDFPSMLALDGYIQVCRGLMIASVCLGFFGSIFALIGMKCTKIGGLDQTKARIVCFAGLNFVVTGLCSLSACSLYAHRITSEFFDPMFVAQKYELGAALFIGWAGSCLCILGGLIFCLSLSEVMDKRXKPNRKVFIRTGASVRSSHGVTQSQSSHNRRLSPEYNNTSKQFDKNIYV; the protein is encoded by the exons ATGAGTTACATGATAAGAGAGATCCTGGCGTTCATCCTCACCACATCGGGCTGGGTGCTGGTGTCTTCAACTTTACCTACAGACTACTGGAAGGTTTCTTCAATCGATGGCACGGTTATCACCACAGCCACGTTCTGGTCTAACCTGTGGAAAACATGCGTGACTGATTCCACCGGAGTTTCCAACTGCAAAGACTTTCCTTCAATGCTAGCTCTAGACG GTTATATCCAGGTGTGCCGAGGATTAATGATAGCTTCTGTTTGTCTTGGGTTTTTTGGATCTATATTTGCTCTGATTGGCATGAAATGCACAAAAATCGGAGGACTTGATCAAACTAAAGCCAGAATTGTTTGCTTTGCTGGTCTCAACTTTGTTGTTACTG GACTGTGCTCTCTGAGCGCCTGCTCGCTCTACGCTCACAGAATTACATCTGAGTTTTTCGACCCGATGTTTGTCGCACAAAA GTATGAATTGGGAGCAGCGTTGTTCATTGGCTGGGCAGGATCTTGTCTGTGTATTTTAGGAGGACTGATTTTCTGCCTGTCATTGTCTGAAGTGATGGACAAAAGGTAAAAGCCAAAT AGAAAAGTGTTTATCAGGACTGGAGCTTCTGTAAGATCTTCTCATGGTGTTACACAGAGTCAATCATCGCACAACAGACGACTTTCACCAGAATACAACAACACTTcaaaacaatttgacaaaaatatttatgtataa